Within the Girardinichthys multiradiatus isolate DD_20200921_A chromosome 12, DD_fGirMul_XY1, whole genome shotgun sequence genome, the region ACTGTGGAGAAAACAGGGGGCACCCACTCCCCACTGACTGGGCatgcaaaaaagaagaggaaaagaTGTTTAAGGCACAACTGCCATGTACCTTTTTGCATTGCCCACTGATAGGAGGGCACCCTGGGTGGAGAGCCATATGATTCATATCAAAAACGACCACTGCACAGGATGATGCATAATATGTGAGGACTAAGTGACCTAAAATAATGATAATGTTCATTTTTGAGTTTTTGGTTGGTAACAATCTGACCAGTGTAATCCACCCTTATGTTCCTGAACAGACTGTTAAAAGGGTCAAAGCACATGCCAGAGGTCAGTGATTTATCACCTCCTGACCATTTTGGTTCAGTGGAAAACAAAGGGACAGACTGGAGATCCAATGAGATCAGGGAGACAGTGTATAACTGCAGTTTTAAGATCACAGGCAAAGCAAAAAAAGGGTTGGGAAACAGAGAGGAAATTGTGATGAAGACAGTGCAGTCCTTGAATCACCCAGTTCAAATTTATGACACCTCCCACAGTTTCTGTACTGTTGGTGTCAAAAATCTTTCCTTTCCACATCTCTAAAGTTATCCGGTTGCATGTCTTTTTCTCGCCTCTCAGCTGTACttggtttttttcccccttccaGGTTTTCTAAATCAGTAAGACTATGGTTATTGGGCACAATGAATGCCTTTATGGGAGCACAGTTTGGGTGGTCCAGCATGGGAACGTCTGCAACTGTCTAAAACATAAACCATATTGACAGTGCACAATACTGTCAAAGGAGGTGGGTGAAGGATCATGGTGGCTTGCTCACTGACCTGAGCATAGGTCGCTGAGTAGGTGGAGGGGAAGACTCTCCCTCCGTCTGTCGGGGTGTTCTCCACACAGCCTCTTTGTAAATGACCCTGGTGCTGACCCCGATCCACAGCAGTGTTGACAGTGAGGAGTAGTGAAGAGCAATACCCACCTGTCATGTAAAGAAGCAGTGTGATCAGATGTGAAGAATAAAATACAAGTTCAAACTTGCACCTAAAGTAAAACTTACTGCCTGACAGACCAGAGGATAGCTGGTTAGACTTATGCCTCCTGCATAGATAGCTGAGGTCATGGCGATGTGGAAGCAGGTATTCAGCAGGGTGTGCCAACGTTTTCTTGATATCTGTATTGAACTGTAGAAAATAGAAAGAAGAGAAAAGTAATAGAAAGAAGCAGCCAACAATATAAGCACCTCTGTTTGACAAACACACTACAGCACCTGTGGTGTAGTATGTGTGTAATGATGATGGTGAAGaggcagagaagcagcactgcagTGCATGCGTAGACCACAGGGTGGAGCACCCTCACAGAGACAGAGCTGGAGTTGGGGAAGGTGGGTACTTCCTACAGAGAAATCAAAAGCAAGCCAGATGAAGCTTTCAGCAACATTCTCTCCCAGTGATCCTGAATTAACAACTGAATAAGCTTCTCCCACCTGCAGCACTGCATAGTTGCCGAGTACAGAGCATCGCAGCGTTGAGGTGCTGCTGTCACTGTGGACGAGCTGGCAGCCTTGTTGACTCCAGCCTCCCTCCTTTCCTGGTGCTGTGTGGCTCCACTGGGCTGCCACTGCATCGGTGCCCGGGGTCAAGTGGCGCAGGGACACGAAGATGGGATCAGAGTAGTTCCACATGGTGCAGCCGTCTATCACAGTGGGAGTGGGAGATATTCTTCAACATTAAACTGCAGAACTagatttctctctgtttttagcACAAAAATTGAAAATCAAGTAACCCCAAAGAGTTAAAACAATAGCCAGAAAAAGGCATGGATCCAGACAGTAGAACATACTGTTTTCCTATGATTTACTGGGTAATGCACAACTGAtatttgattttttctttttctttacaaaatcaATCGTTATATATTAAGCCTGTTGGATGCAACAAGAGCAACAGTTTATAACTAGTGGAATTTTGTAAGGGCAAAAAAATTgttataaaacacaaaatggtCAGAAGTTTGGTATACCATATAGGTTGTTTAAAACAGTCCAAAGAAAGATCAGATTTTGGTTTTGATGTAACGACTCAAGACTATTAGCAGCTTTCATCTAGCCACCCTTTACTAAACTTTCTGGATGTAACAAAATTGCATAATCtttatagattaaaaaaaactgaatcagtttaaaaaatatatatccatGAAATCGAAATAGAACTTCAGTACGCTTTACAAATGTTACCAATGTGCAGATCAAACATGGTTTTAGGATATTTTTCATATATCAACATAGAATTAAATgaggtatttgttttttttaccgaGGCCCACAAAGATGACAGGAGTGTTGACACTTCGTCTGCGGGATTGTTCAACAGTGTTGCTTGAGTTTGGCAGCACAGGAAAAAAGCTTCCACTTCGGAAAGCCACAAACTGCAGCTTACAGTCCGCAGCAGCATCCGGGGGAAACAAAGTGGCTGGAAGAGTCACAGAAGCCAGGGCTACTGaattctaaagaaaaaaacacaaatgcatgtaGATTATACTAAATGATGTCCATAATTAAGGTTTAATGGAAAAAAGGCACATTTGGTTGCTAATGGAGCAGCAGAAGGAAAAAGCGCCGTGCAAAGAAAAACCCTCACCTTCAGGGGAAAATTGTTGAGGGAGGTGTTATGGGAGCCAGTGCTGCAGCGGAAATGAAGAAGTTGTTGAGGTACAGACTCTGGCGTCTCCACTCCTGGGCGTCCTTTTGGCACCTCGCGGTGATAATATGCAGTGCAGGTTATACCAGTGAAGTGGGCTGGTCGGATCAGGTGGGCTTCCATCACAATGTTCTTAGACACCTgcaaaaatcaaattaaatattattgagaagAAATATTCCCATATTTTAagtgtgttaaaaaaaagaccATTTACAATTATCCCATAGCTTTGTTTGTTCACAGAGGCAAAATCCATaatccaaaataatttttgattCTCACAAGTGTCACAGAATATTGTTATAACAGGATCAGAACAAACATGACAATCAAATGCGAGTGtatataataaatgaaaactcAGATTAATGGTTCTTTATACCATTGAGAAGTCTTGAGCTCGACCATGTAACTGAGGCCAGGCCAACGTTTCCAGAGAGTAGACAATGGAGCTGCATGctcttttctctctctgagcAAGAGCGAGGATCTGGTCATCCACCTGCATCAGGTTGCTGCCCATATCAACGATCACTTCTGACAACTGCAACAAACACAGCTTGTTTGTCATAATCTATAAAGTTGATATTGTCAGccttaaacaaatgttttatacatgaaaaatcACACTTCATGGCAAAGCACTTTTAAACATGTGGGATGTCTCCTCAAGTTAGCTATTTGTAATCTAAGGAGATTAAAAATCAAGTCAATGGAAATCACAAAAACTTTGAGAagaaagcaaacattttttacagaGGCATGTCTGCTTAAAAACTTTAACTTTGAAATCTTTCTCACCTCTCGCAGCTGTCTGATATATTCCATAAACTTCTCCATAATCTGGGCAATATACAGCACATCTACAGAGTCAGTGAAACCAGCTACCTCTAGCGTGTATGTCCGCACTTGATGGGCCACAGTGACGGCATTGGATGCATTGATGGGTGTCTAAAATGCAGAAGTACAACAGGGTTAGTTTTGCAGTCAGGCCATCAATCTGTATACAGTGGCCTCCAAAGCATTACTAACCAAGATAAAGGTATGCAGGACACGTGTGATGCCATTGGTGTACTGACAGTTAGAGTAGTCACCCTCGTGCCACTTTCCTGATCGGTCACAGTATCGAGAGGCTTTTTTCTGCTCCAGTACACCCTCCACAGACAAGGAGGGGTAACGAAGCTGCAGACAGTATTGATGGGAGGTAATGCCTGCCAGAGTTCTTGGCCAcctttagaaaaaacaaaccaaacatttaGTGAAAATCTGAAACCTAAATTTACATGATTAATCACTGTAACTATAACTTACCGGAACTCCCCACGGTTGTTAACAATTTTATCTTCTGGGCAGAAGGAGGCACTGTTCTCCAGCACTACGATTTCAACAGTGCGAGAGGCATTGCCCCGCCCAGTAGTAACCACACACTCCCAATCTCCACTTGCCTCCACGTGAACGTTGAATAGTATAAGCTCACTGAATGCAAACAGATAGttataaaatgctgttttttatttatttgaacaatTAGATACCTTAGAGGTATTAGATACTTTTTCATTAAGAGGAGCAGTTACTGTACCTGGTGATGAAGGTGCAATCATGCATCACACTATCCTCCAGCTGGACACCTCTTTTGGGGTCAGATGTCACTACTTGACCATTGTGACGCCAGTGTAAGTTGGTGATATTGTCCACCAAGGCAGCAGTGCAGTGGAAGGGCAGCCGGTCGCCTCTAAAGACCACCTGACGCTGGGATGGCAGCAGTGACAGGGTGTGCAGTTCCAGTGGACCATCTGAGCAACATGGACACATATTTGGCCGTTATAGTTtacagagtaaagggggctgatgTTTCAAAAGCTAACTtcagttaaatgtttcaaagcAAAGTAGCTACACTACATTAGAAAAAAGTATTTAGagtccttgaacctttccacctTTTGTgactaaacaagcaaaaacgTTATTGTATCTTCTTGAGATTTTCTTTGCTAGAACAGTACAAAGCTGTGCATAGTTGTGAGGTGGAAGTGAGGTATGAGTAAAGGGATACATAATCTATTTTTCAAaacatagaataaaaaaaaccttggcCTGCATGTCTAAGGTCCCTTTGAGTCAAATCAAAAACTTTGAGtctttactgaaataaataaccattctactttgcaaaatagctcaagctcagtcatacTGGTTGGAGAGCATCTCTGAAAAGCAATATAATTttcaggtttggactttgactttgAATTTGCTTTTCAGCAGCTAATTGGATGCAGACAGCAGACACGGGATGCACAGGGATGGCTGTCAACATACATACATCTCTGATATTTTAAGACTATGTACTGCTCAGGTGAAACTCCTAGATAGCTTAGTCTTGAACTTTACTATCCAGTGACTGTCATTCTCAGAACTAAAGCAGTAATCTGCCTCATTCCTGCACCTCACTGCAGCCAGGCCCTCACCACAGCTTAGCTGGCTTTCTCTCAGTCCTTGCAGGGGCTTTCCCCTCAAGGTCCTGGGGAAGGCACACAGCGTTTCGTCTCCCACACGCACGGAGCTGCTCCGAAAGAAACTCGGCATCCAACGCAGCCCACAGTCACAGGACAGGTAGTCTGAGTCGAAGTTTCTGCAgaaggaattaaaaaaaaaggtcatgTTCAGTCTACCTCTGGTTAAACTCATGAAaatcaaatgaaacaaatgCATGACTATGtttgtttcaactgataaaataaaaaactgaatttttcttttagttttacacTACCATGCAACAATATTCATTTCCCCAAACATTTTCAACTTTTGTAACATTGGATATTTTGTTCAGATTTTATCTGCTAGTCCAAAACAAATTAGTGCAGAACAGGAAAGTGGAGGGGAAATTATAcatctttattgtttttcaaaaactCAACCCCTTTTAATCCAatacctgaaaataaaaattctgtCCAACTAAGTACCGTAAGAAgctacctaattagtaaatagagtccatatGTGGCacctgttctgtaaaggcctcagagactTGTTAAAGGCACAGCAGAAATGTCAAGGATAAAGCTGTGGGGAAGGTCAgattatgttataaaacaacCCAAGCATTGAACcctaaacatagagccagagcAATTGAACTGCTTAGATCAATGTACATTCATGTCTTAGAAtggccctgtcaaagtccagattgaAATCCAACTAGAAATCTGACTTGACACTTGCTATTTACAGATGCTTTCCATTCAATCAGACTaagcttaagctattttgcaaagaacaatagACAAAAAATATACATCTCTGATGTCAGTGAATGGTATGGAGTGTGTAAGGTGTGCAGCATGCATAtgcatttacacattttaacctgtaaaacattaaaagaaacaCTACTTTTTGTGGTCTTTTACATGAAATCCTAacaaacaatattgaaatttgtgatttcaacatgacaaaatgtacaaaaatccAAGAGGCTTTATTTAGCCATAGGTTTGAGTCAGTATGCCCAGATTTTATTGCTCACACTAGTTTGAGGGAAGGCAGCTCCTTAAACACCCCTGGATCCAGGGTTGAGATGATGTTGCCAGAGAGGTTCCTATAAGGACACAAATTAGACATGAACAGCTTCTCGCAATACCTCAGGAACAAGCCAGagtttaatatatttatattaactGGTGGGTCTGTGCCTTACAGTTTAGTGAGGTTGGTCAGTCCCAGGAACATGTCTGCAATCAGGCAGCCAATGCGGTTGTTGGACAGGTCGCTAAATGTGCGAAAGAACAAAGGAATGTGGTAGCTGTTATCAAATTAATGTCTCGCTAGTAACAAATTGTTTAGTCTTGACTCATTCATTACCCACACATGCAATATTACATTTGAAATACAGTTCAACTTTGCAGGACCTCCTTTGTGTCTGCTGAGACCACTGCAGAATGCCAACTTAATTTCAGAATCATAGACAGTTCAAATCTAAACAGTCCCAGGCAACCTCTCTTATCAGGACCCCATAGGACCCAAGGAAAACTTTATCAGAGTAAAGCATGGCCCCTGTTCTACAGTTCACCCCTGAGTGTGATGTATAGCTGAAGTCAGAGAGGGCTCTGCTCTACTGCACCTCTGACACTACCCAGCATAGAGCTGTCCAGAGCATGCGTTTATCTCCCCCTGTTTGTTTTGAGAAGCCCCAGACCTTGCAGGGAAAATACAAGAAGAAGGAGGAGGGATGAGGACTCACGCGGTGTAGCACAGACAAACACTTTCGACCCATGCTACAACCAAGCATCAGGGTACAGAAATACAAGACATGAGCAGCAAGCCGACTGGCTTGTCAAATTCAGTGCTTTATGAGGAGCCTCAGACTAGCCCTGATGTTTCTACAGAGGTCATCGAGATGACATGTATAGTTTTTACTGATGTcaaatgaaaaattgaagaaccttactttcaaaataattttaatagcTGGCAACTGTCATGAGCTGCCATGAGCTACCAAAACAGTAAATATGTCTTTTTAACTCAGTTACTGACCTCAGTCAGGATAtagttttgttaataatttaCATATGCATATTTGTTGCTGTGTATGTAATTGGACTTAGAGGCAATTTATGTCATCTACTTACAGCTTCCTCAGCTCAGATAGGCCTTGGAAAGCTCCAGGCATGATGGTGCTGATTAGGTTGTGCTTCAGATCCctgtaaacagaaaaagagATAAGTTTAGTGTATGCAGAGTTAATAACTGCAAAGATAAATGTGTCATTTTGGGATTTgctgttttgcattttatctgaaAGGACACAACATTTGCATGACTGTTGAGACCCATCACTTCACACATCTTAGTTCCAACTGCAGGGAAATGTTTGTCACAAAAGGATTATATAAAGTCCACTTGAGCTGCGAGGGTTCCTAACTGACaagttttatcttgtttaacTAATAGGAGtgtagaaaatatatatttattttttaaagaacattatgaataaaagagaaaaaggtGAGTACCAACATATTAGTGAAACCTTTGTTTTCTGCACACATTGCTGGTGTGTTTTCCCCTTAACTACATTGATTAAACACCAAGGAATTACTGAATCTTAAAAGACAAATGTCATTAAGACTTATAGTCAGAAAGCCAAAGAAAACTTGAAAGCACAAAAGATTAATAACTCACAATAGAGCTATTGTTTTTTGAAGCAGAAGAGTAATTTTAGTATGTATGAGTATATAATGTACCTAAAAGCACATGgcaaatgtcaggtttaaacatatttctttaattaatgcaaattatttttaaaaagtactgTATAGATTTAATGGAAGTTTGACAGTTTAATGGCAACACAAAAACGTAGAGAGTGACCACTCTCATTAAATTCTTTATGCAGGAACATTTTTAAGGATTTTTGAaagtaaatatttgaaaatggATTTCCTCTGTCCAACCAAAAACAGTGTCTTTGCTCACTAAGCCTTTTGCCCCAGGGTTACCAAACAATTGGAATATTGGTTTCAAGGGGATAAACTACTCAAAAGTTAAGATACAAGGACACAGCACAGTTTATACCACTTTGACAACAGATAGCTTGAGTCAGCAGTCAGTCCATCAAGGGCACCACAggtgttgtttgtgagcataaagtgTCTCAGAAGAAAGAGTGTCTGtataatgtgatttatttttggtgTCTTCTGATAGTACAGAATGTCTGCGGGCATCCATGGATTGCCAAGGATTGCCTGGTCTAATACATTAAATCAAAAGTCACTCTCTCCAAATGTTCGTTCTGCATGTTTACCCACATAATTAGTTGCAGCAGTTACTTTTTTCCTGTGCCTGAGCCAAATGACAGAGAGGTTGTTAATCTGTATTTTGACCAGATGTGTAGCATAAGCTTGAAGTGGCTTAGGTTCAAACGACATGTTGAGAAAAAAATTGCTGTAGAGTTAAAGAAATTTAGAGGCATGAAAGACAGTGTCTCCATTATAATGTTTTGACAGTTGCATTACATCATTGCCATTAAACCATCAAGAGCCAAACACTGAATAATAAAGTGTAGAAAAGTGATATTTTAAGCTACTTCTATTCACTGCTGCTATGATTTACACGACCACTGTTCAGCTCACTTATATGAAGTGTCCCGATGACACAGTTGTTCAGAGAAATACAGTATGAGAACCATAGAAAGCTTTTAAATCCCTTGATAGGGTGCTGGTCTGCTTGTCATCAAGCTGCTTCTCTCAGACTATATTTCTCCTTATGGTCTTTATACAACTGTGTTCAAAGTAATAGCAGTCCGACACCACTAACCAGACTAATCACTGTTGTTGATAGGAATTACAGAAATTATACAGTAATACAAACCCAAGAGACACAACAGTCATTATCTGTAGGCTGCTGATTATGTGTAACTTGAATTATAAATTCAAAGAGTGCACAGTTTAATCAGTGACATTATTCATTCTGTGAAACAGCAGGTGTGAAATAGGTGTAGGCAGCAAATGTTCTACATCCTGGTTATAGTGGAATCCTCAATGAAACTCTATGTAAAATGGATTGCTCCACAAGAGCAGTGTGTGTTCATTAAAAAGTTAACTGGAGAAGAGAAAACATGTCAAGAAGAGTAGAAAATGAACAATTGCTCAGCTACATTTATCTCAATGCTTGGAAACCAAAATGacaaatatgtaaaagaaaacaaaaaactaccATTCAAATGGATTAAAGAATAGCCAAAATGGCCAAGAGTTACTGAATGATCAACTCCAGAGTGATCAGGTCACGATGGATGTAAGTTATCTGTGagcacttaaatatttaaaggatGCCATTAAGCCAAGCTCTCAGGAAGAGGGCTCTGCAAAGTCCCagtgttggaaaaaaaacaccttaTGCAAAAGAGGTTACAAATGACTGGTTTAAAGAGAATTTTATCAGTTTTACAAACCATTCAAAGAAGGATTGCTTTTGTGGACAGTTTGTCAGTCTACCCCCAAATACAGAATTCAATCCACAGTACACAGTGAAACACGGTGTCTCAGGCATCATGGTACGCGGATGATTCTCATACTAGGATGTCGGGCCTGTTAATCACATACTAGGGATCAGGGATCAGTTTTAATACATCATATTACTTCCAAAGGTCATGTTGCCTTTTACTAAATAGAAAATGCCCTTGAAATGTGTGACTTaacaggacaacaaccccaaaTACAGTGGCAAACACGTAAATCTGGGTTTCAGACCAGACCATCAAGACTTTTATCCAAAAAGATAAAAGGTGACATTTCCAAGGAATTTCAAAGGCATTTCCAAGGCAGAACCAAGAAATGCATAGGAATTGTGAAATGTCATGTAATGGTCCTGAGCTGGAATACCTGATCACAGGTGCCAGCCGTTGGTTGAGTATATCCAACCCAGATGTGAAACACTTTTCAGAAACAGTGGCTATACAACAAAATTTTAGTCCAGTGCTTTACAGGAAAGTTACATCTTCAAGCATTTGTCATTTTATACAGTAAATGTCTGTTAAGAAAATTGCAGACGCTGTCATATTTTTAAACAacctaatattccttttttcTCACTTATTGTAAATTGAGtgaacaaattaaaattttttcctTCATGTTGATGATTTGGAATAGACTGTTCAGTGTTCTCAAATCATTTACGTGTTtggaaataaaagcttttagaGGCTTACTCCATATTTTAAACACACTACTGTAATTTTGCACACAActttaaatacatataaatgtTTGCCGTATGAACTGACATTCGAGCTCTGCAAACTTTGCAATCAATAATTTAATTTCTGGTTGTCACTGTACTTTGCATTGATGCCTACGGTCAACGCTCCGTACGTAACATCCTCAATCTTCAGTAACTTTTGCTTGCATGCTTAGCTGCATTGCTCTTGGTTACTTTCttttacacatttgttttaaacatttgatgTCTTCAAACATGGAAAACCGAAAGATACAGTAGCTATCATGAGCTACAAGCCCAAACATAACATATAAAGAATCATTGTAAAAAATGTGTGTCCTTTAAGGAAATAGAAATATTACTTGGATATAAAAAACccagcaacatttttattttaatttccccttttaaaAAGGTTCTTATAACAGCAGCCTCGATGACTGCAAACCACAAATATGGATATCTGTATCCCCTTCTAGATGTGTGATCTCATAGTATTTGCTGCTATTATCTCCAACCTTCTCTCATTTCAGTTTTCTAACTGTCAAGCTACTCACCTTGACTGCACTATATTTAGAATCAAATACTCTTTTTAATAGCTGAGTGAACATAACAGAGTTAAATTATGGGGATGGATGTGTATCCACAGGACAAGTGCATTTCCATTGGAGCTCTTATAGAGGATATTTTTATacagaagtaaaacaaaattatactcttggtttctttttgtctttttcttcttaaCCACAGTGGTTCTATATTATAAAAAGTCCTCATGGGACCTTCAGGTCACTTTTTCCACAACAGTTGTCTATGATTGCTGTTCTTGACCATGCAACCTCATGCAGTTTAAACCCTAAGGCATCTCCTAACCACTGCTCAGTCCACTTTCCAAGAGATTAGATTTTTAGGGCAAACTAAGTTAGGGAAAATTGTTTTAGAAATTGGCTTCCAGCAAAAAACTACAATATGTGGTATGGTCAGGCGACGCTCAAAAGATTATTGGGTTTTTTCTGGTCCAAGATCTTTCCAAGCCTTTGCTTATATGCAGACTACAGACAGGACAGAGTTTATAATGATGAGGCAG harbors:
- the adgra2 gene encoding adhesion G protein-coupled receptor A2, coding for MTGGGGAAEVRSRRRTMVAPVAGIPLLPGRLVLMLLLLSASGAGLVQVCPGPLASTSGCSCAVDRPKAHGAQSVGRRVSCSKEELLELPDFSLFPNRTVTLILSHNKIRFLRNGSFIGINSLEKLDLKHNLISTIMPGAFQGLSELRKLDLSNNRIGCLIADMFLGLTNLTKLNLSGNIISTLDPGVFKELPSLKLVNFDSDYLSCDCGLRWMPSFFRSSSVRVGDETLCAFPRTLRGKPLQGLRESQLSCDGPLELHTLSLLPSQRQVVFRGDRLPFHCTAALVDNITNLHWRHNGQVVTSDPKRGVQLEDSVMHDCTFITSELILFNVHVEASGDWECVVTTGRGNASRTVEIVVLENSASFCPEDKIVNNRGEFRWPRTLAGITSHQYCLQLRYPSLSVEGVLEQKKASRYCDRSGKWHEGDYSNCQYTNGITRVLHTFILTPINASNAVTVAHQVRTYTLEVAGFTDSVDVLYIAQIMEKFMEYIRQLRELSEVIVDMGSNLMQVDDQILALAQREKRACSSIVYSLETLAWPQLHGRAQDFSMVSKNIVMEAHLIRPAHFTGITCTAYYHREVPKGRPGVETPESVPQQLLHFRCSTGSHNTSLNNFPLKNSVALASVTLPATLFPPDAAADCKLQFVAFRSGSFFPVLPNSSNTVEQSRRRSVNTPVIFVGLDGCTMWNYSDPIFVSLRHLTPGTDAVAAQWSHTAPGKEGGWSQQGCQLVHSDSSTSTLRCSVLGNYAVLQEVPTFPNSSSVSVRVLHPVVYACTAVLLLCLFTIIITHILHHSSIQISRKRWHTLLNTCFHIAMTSAIYAGGISLTSYPLVCQAVGIALHYSSLSTLLWIGVSTRVIYKEAVWRTPRQTEGESSPPPTQRPMLRFYLIADGVPLIICGITAAVNVNNYGDNSPYCWLIWRSSLGSFFVPAGLVVLVTWIYFLCVVLRLRHRVSKECTGTTLSSSGTEGHPALAGSTSLLSTDSAGRPITPAVPPEDQYSLKTQFYVLVATHFLFAALWCCGAMAVWLTGHTSLLFSCLYGIVATVLGVFLVVHHCFRRRDVQASWLGCCPGYRRSHPMSTYTNTCTTGSGVQTSEQGSQLFINCHQPADSNNSSSARSSSTPSGISSIGPGPCKLTNLLQVAQDNPSNTSRVPTSNNTSTSTDNITKPTNNILPSINSSAPVHPQRRKVTSRTKQGSSQQYHRGEVRSHYRLKALRTAGGGGSLGALGPTGSEHLNSSHVVYKQATSENGSIHHSLSENQASLLTNGKRVGESAATSPSEWSDGGSSGSRKPFPLPPSAASRVAMHSTQRRCSSRDNLKVAASAERETKRSSYPLNCVATTVSGGAALNGTLKTSVLALDQDMSGTDQSQSSVGMKTGLWKSETTV